The following are encoded together in the Pseudodesulfovibrio indicus genome:
- a CDS encoding 3-isopropylmalate dehydratase small subunit yields the protein MKVTGTAHKVGDHIDTDAIIPARFLVTTDAKVLGENCMEGLEAGWVKRVKENDVMVGGVNFGCGSSREHAPISILGAGIPVVLAHSFARIFYRNGFNMGLVLLEIGDDIDKFSDTDQIEVDTATGTIRNLTTGATVQAAPVPPFMQEILNAGGLVEYAKKKLA from the coding sequence ATGAAAGTGACCGGAACCGCCCACAAGGTGGGCGACCACATAGATACCGACGCCATCATCCCGGCCCGCTTCCTGGTGACCACCGACGCCAAGGTGCTCGGCGAGAACTGCATGGAAGGCCTGGAGGCCGGATGGGTCAAGCGCGTCAAGGAAAACGACGTCATGGTCGGCGGCGTGAACTTCGGCTGCGGCTCCTCCCGCGAGCACGCGCCCATCTCCATCCTGGGCGCGGGCATCCCCGTGGTCCTGGCCCACAGCTTCGCGCGTATCTTCTACCGCAACGGCTTCAACATGGGGCTGGTGCTGCTGGAGATCGGCGACGACATCGACAAGTTCAGCGATACCGACCAGATCGAGGTGGATACCGCCACCGGCACCATCAGGAACCTGACCACCGGCGCGACCGTCCAGGCCGCCCCGGTCCCCCCGTTCATGCAGGAAATCCTCAACGCGGGCGGACTCGTCGAATACGCCAAGAAGAAATTGGCCTAG
- the leuB gene encoding 3-isopropylmalate dehydrogenase → MKICVLPGDGIGTEIVTQALRVLDKVGEKYGRTFETTEALIGGCAIDAEGVPLPAETVARCKDADAVLLGAVGGPKWDVIDPAIRPEKGLLGIRKELGLFANLRPARLFKELAEACYLRPDIVARGLDVMVVRELTGGIYFGEPRFDGEKDGERFGFNTMTYYEHEIRRIAKVAFEAARKRSGRVCSVDKANVLDVSRVWREIVIDEHKNYPDVELSHMYVDNAAMQLVRDPSQFDVLVTGNLFGDILSDEAAAITGSIGMLPSASLGAGNPGLFEPIHGSAPDIAGKDLANPLATILSVSMMLRHAFDMGEEADCIENAVVKTLEQGYRTGDIRQEGCKLVGCVAMAEAVLANM, encoded by the coding sequence ATGAAGATTTGCGTATTGCCCGGTGACGGTATCGGGACCGAGATTGTGACCCAGGCCCTGCGGGTTCTGGACAAGGTGGGCGAGAAGTACGGCCGTACTTTCGAGACCACCGAGGCGCTCATCGGCGGCTGCGCCATCGACGCCGAGGGCGTGCCGCTGCCCGCCGAGACCGTGGCCAGGTGCAAGGACGCCGACGCCGTGCTGCTCGGAGCGGTGGGCGGCCCCAAGTGGGACGTCATCGACCCGGCCATCCGCCCGGAAAAGGGGCTGCTCGGCATCCGCAAGGAGCTGGGGCTGTTCGCCAACCTGCGCCCGGCCCGGCTCTTCAAGGAGTTGGCCGAAGCGTGCTATCTGCGCCCGGACATCGTGGCCCGCGGTCTGGACGTCATGGTCGTGCGCGAGCTGACCGGCGGCATCTATTTCGGCGAGCCGCGTTTTGACGGCGAAAAGGACGGCGAGCGGTTCGGCTTCAACACCATGACCTACTACGAGCACGAGATCCGGCGCATCGCCAAGGTGGCCTTCGAGGCCGCCCGGAAGCGTTCGGGCCGCGTCTGCTCCGTGGACAAGGCCAACGTCCTCGACGTATCCCGCGTGTGGCGCGAGATCGTCATCGACGAGCACAAGAATTATCCGGACGTGGAGCTGTCCCACATGTACGTGGACAACGCGGCCATGCAGCTGGTGCGCGACCCGTCCCAGTTCGACGTCCTGGTGACCGGCAACCTGTTCGGCGACATCCTGTCCGATGAGGCCGCGGCCATCACCGGGTCCATCGGCATGCTGCCGTCCGCGTCGCTGGGCGCGGGCAATCCCGGCCTGTTCGAGCCGATCCACGGCTCGGCCCCGGACATCGCGGGCAAGGACCTGGCCAACCCGCTGGCCACCATCCTGTCCGTGTCCATGATGCTGCGCCACGCCTTCGACATGGGCGAGGAGGCGGACTGCATCGAGAACGCGGTGGTCAAGACCCTGGAGCAGGGCTACCGGACCGGCGACATCCGCCAGGAAGGGTGCAAGCTCGTGGGCTGCGTGGCCATGGCCGAGGCCGTGCTGGCCAACATGTAG
- a CDS encoding GIY-YIG nuclease family protein, which translates to MGTWHVYLLRCADRSLYCGITNDLERRVAAHNAGKGSKYTRARLPVTLAASTEVADKSTALKLELAIKKLPAGRKMERLAEFSATL; encoded by the coding sequence ATGGGAACCTGGCACGTCTACCTGCTCCGCTGCGCCGACCGCAGCCTGTACTGCGGCATCACCAACGACCTGGAACGGAGGGTCGCGGCCCACAATGCGGGCAAGGGTTCCAAGTATACCCGCGCGCGGCTGCCCGTGACCCTGGCCGCCTCCACCGAGGTGGCGGACAAGAGCACGGCCCTGAAGCTGGAACTGGCGATCAAGAAGCTGCCGGCGGGCCGCAAGATGGAGCGTCTGGCCGAATTCTCCGCAACTCTTTGA